A genome region from Gopherus flavomarginatus isolate rGopFla2 chromosome 9, rGopFla2.mat.asm, whole genome shotgun sequence includes the following:
- the LOC127058423 gene encoding noggin-2-like: MKGPQSLLLWAGWLLLQRGSGQPYLRLRPSPSDNLPVKDILEHPDPEYDPKEQDLDERTLRKKLGSSFDPAFMSVAAPAPGNLSSPAPPPRLRGSAPLPGELKKLELGESPSGPRLKLGKKARRKFLQWLWAYTHCPVRYTWKDLGVRFWPRYIKEGSCFAEKSCSFPEGMFCKPAKSVPKTFLRWYCQGWSRQKYCTWIPVQYPLISECKCSC; encoded by the coding sequence ATGAAGGGGCCGCAGAGTCTCCTGCTCTGGGccggctggctgctgctgcagcgcgGCTCCGGCCAGCCCTACCTCCGCCTCCGGCCCTCCCCGAGCGACAACCTGCCCGTCAAGGACATCCTGGAGCACCCGGACCCCGAGTACGACCCCAAGGAGCAGGACCTGGACGAGCGGACACTGAGGAAGAAGCTGGGCAGCAGCTTCGATCCCGCGTTCATGTCGGTGGCCGCCCCGGCGCCGGGGAACCTCTCCAGCCCCGCGCCCCCGCCCAGGCTCCGGGGCTCGGCGCCGCTGCCCGGCGAGCTGAAGAAGCTGGAGCTGGGCGAGAGCCCCTCGGGGCCCCGCCTGAAGCTGGGCAAGAAGGCCCGGAGGAAGTTCCTGCAGTGGCTGTGGGCCTACACCCACTGCCCCGTGCGCTACACCTGGAAGGACCTGGGCGTCCGCTTCTGGCCGCGCTACATCAAGGAGGGCAGCTGCTTCGCCGAGAAGTCCTGCTCCTTCCCCGAGGGCATGTTCTGCAAGCCGGCCAAGTCCGTGCCCAAGACCTTTCTGCGCTGGTACTGCCAAGGCTGGTCCAGGCAGAAGTACTGCACCTGGATCCCGGTCCAGTACCCGCTGATCTCGGAGTGCAAGTGCTCCTGCTAA